In Francisella hispaniensis FSC454, a genomic segment contains:
- a CDS encoding glucosaminidase domain-containing protein, with amino-acid sequence MSKEIDEANSEICRQRDTILRLQKILNSNQNLNDNQKAKIKKYTDFYKVWGDKTLQQQIDELVLKVNIAPKSLVIAQAILETGWGTSRFAVDYNNYFGLHCFEENCGVKAKDSDVQVETFKDVGDSVLGYYYKLNTVDKFSKFRTVRELNGTGENDTDQLIDTLGDYSSLEGQEYQHRIKDVIKYNDLNKFSSSC; translated from the coding sequence ATGTCGAAAGAAATAGATGAAGCTAATAGCGAGATATGTAGACAAAGAGATACTATTTTAAGATTACAAAAAATTCTTAATAGTAATCAAAATCTAAATGATAATCAAAAAGCTAAAATAAAAAAATATACTGATTTCTATAAAGTTTGGGGAGATAAAACCTTACAACAACAAATAGATGAGCTAGTACTTAAAGTTAATATAGCTCCTAAGAGTCTTGTAATTGCTCAGGCAATTCTTGAAACAGGATGGGGAACTTCAAGATTTGCTGTAGATTATAATAATTATTTTGGCTTACATTGCTTTGAAGAAAATTGTGGTGTAAAAGCCAAAGATTCTGATGTCCAAGTTGAAACTTTTAAAGATGTAGGCGATAGTGTTTTAGGTTATTATTATAAGTTAAATACTGTAGATAAGTTCAGTAAATTTAGAACTGTGAGAGAATTAAATGGTACTGGGGAAAATGATACAGATCAACTAATCGATACTCTAGGAGATTACTCTTCATTAGAAGGCCAAGAATATCAACATAGAATAAAAGATGTGATTAAGTATAATGACCTTAATAAATTCTCTAGCTCTTGCTAA
- a CDS encoding APC family permease, producing the protein MKKLSTMAVVFISTGGMIGSGWLFSPYYGFQTAGQGVIISWFITALLTLLVALCFAEVASMLPIVSGAMRFLRITHSRTLGFLFVALGWISYLVYLPLEAQSVVQYLGFWFPNLVISDSTGVFLSYYGVFVAFVIMLSLTYLNTYQLKNVAKINSIVSIWKIFLPIAIAVGMLAFYGSFKNYQANTAHTSVNFEHILLAVTGSGLAFAFSGFQNGLIVANSAKNPRLAIPLSLIAPVVVGLTMYISLSLLFMFCVPESVNGFNAGVAPLLGLLSLFSLHIIYTILFIDAIVAPLGTGNVYTAVTGRVLQAFGLEFFKKSVLTRLNKNHVPIYCIWINFFVGLVFLFQFPTWTALVNFLSSLVLFSCLSGPVVLIIFRDKFSDIERKFKLPYYQLFGYLGFIACSYFIYWSGTFNLLCLVILVALICLLYWFIFMRQFFIQVFKQTWFVCAYIITLWTISYIHELNLVTFPYDNLLVAIASIIFLKIFIISQAATKDIEENIKDVMSEVENLKST; encoded by the coding sequence ATGAAAAAACTATCTACAATGGCTGTAGTGTTTATCTCCACTGGGGGAATGATTGGTAGTGGCTGGCTATTTTCGCCATATTATGGTTTTCAAACAGCTGGACAAGGAGTGATAATTTCTTGGTTTATCACAGCTTTACTGACGTTACTTGTAGCATTATGTTTTGCTGAAGTAGCTTCAATGCTACCAATAGTTTCTGGAGCAATGAGATTTTTGCGTATTACTCATTCGCGTACATTAGGCTTTTTATTTGTTGCCTTAGGGTGGATTAGTTATCTTGTCTATTTACCATTAGAGGCGCAATCTGTAGTGCAGTATTTAGGCTTTTGGTTTCCAAATTTAGTTATTTCAGATTCAACAGGTGTTTTTTTATCATATTATGGTGTTTTTGTTGCATTTGTAATTATGCTAAGTTTGACATATCTAAATACTTATCAACTAAAAAATGTTGCAAAGATAAATTCAATTGTGAGTATTTGGAAAATATTTTTACCCATAGCTATTGCTGTAGGAATGTTAGCATTCTATGGATCTTTTAAGAATTATCAAGCTAATACGGCTCATACAAGTGTAAATTTTGAGCATATTTTATTAGCTGTGACAGGTTCAGGCTTAGCTTTTGCATTTTCAGGGTTCCAAAATGGTCTAATAGTTGCTAACTCTGCCAAAAATCCTAGATTAGCAATTCCACTATCTTTGATAGCTCCAGTTGTTGTTGGCTTAACAATGTATATATCTTTATCATTGTTATTTATGTTTTGTGTTCCTGAGTCAGTCAATGGTTTCAATGCTGGTGTAGCGCCACTTTTAGGTTTACTAAGCTTATTTAGCTTGCATATTATCTATACGATACTCTTTATCGATGCCATCGTAGCACCTCTCGGAACGGGTAACGTTTATACAGCTGTAACTGGTAGAGTTTTGCAAGCATTTGGTTTAGAGTTTTTCAAAAAATCAGTTCTGACAAGACTAAATAAAAATCATGTACCGATCTATTGTATTTGGATTAACTTCTTTGTTGGTTTAGTTTTCTTATTTCAATTTCCTACTTGGACAGCTTTGGTAAATTTCTTATCATCTTTAGTTTTATTTAGTTGTTTATCAGGACCTGTAGTACTGATTATATTTAGAGATAAGTTTTCAGATATCGAAAGAAAGTTTAAGCTTCCTTATTATCAGCTATTTGGTTATTTAGGCTTTATAGCTTGTTCATATTTTATATATTGGTCAGGAACTTTTAATCTGTTGTGTCTTGTGATTCTAGTAGCATTAATATGTCTATTGTATTGGTTTATTTTTATGCGCCAATTTTTTATTCAAGTATTTAAGCAAACATGGTTTGTTTGTGCTTATATTATAACTTTGTGGACTATTTCATACATCCATGAATTAAACCTAGTAACTTTTCCTTATGATAACTTATTAGTTGCAATTGCTAGTATTATTTTTCTTAAAATATTTATTATTAGCCAAGCTGCTACTAAAGATATTGAAGAAAATATCAAAGATGTAATGTCAGAGGTTGAAAATCTTAAAAGTACTTAA
- a CDS encoding helix-turn-helix domain-containing protein yields the protein MTIRIDLAKIMLDKQVKSKDLAKAIGITEQNLSILKNEKAKAIRFSTLEAICKYLECQPGDILVYES from the coding sequence ATGACTATAAGGATTGACTTAGCCAAAATTATGCTTGATAAACAAGTAAAATCTAAAGATTTAGCTAAGGCTATTGGCATTACAGAGCAAAACTTATCGATATTAAAAAATGAAAAAGCAAAAGCTATTAGATTCTCCACATTGGAAGCTATATGCAAGTATCTTGAATGTCAACCAGGAGATATCTTAGTTTATGAAAGCTAA
- the ruvB gene encoding Holliday junction branch migration DNA helicase RuvB — protein sequence MIETDRIISANTAQTSDENVIDRAIRPKTLAEYEGQPAVREQMEIFIQAAKARKDALDHTLIFGPPGLGKTTLSNIIANEMGVELKQTSGPVLEKAGDLAALLTNLEENDVLFIDEIHRLSPVVEEILYPAMEDYQLDIMIGEGPAARSIKIDLPPFTLVGATTRAGLLTSPLRDRFGIIQRLEFYSIDDLSKIVYRSAKLLNLDITTDGAMEIAKRSRGTPRIANRLLRRVRDYAQVKGSGVICFEIADKALSMLKVDPVGFDHMDHRYLLTLMEKFAGGPVGLDTMSAALSEEKGTIEDVIEPYLIQQGYIMRTARGRIATLLAYNHFKLKIPDSLNADQQQTLSI from the coding sequence ATGATCGAAACAGATAGAATAATCTCAGCTAATACAGCTCAAACGAGTGATGAAAATGTTATAGATAGAGCTATCAGACCAAAAACTTTGGCAGAGTATGAGGGGCAACCAGCTGTACGTGAACAGATGGAGATTTTTATTCAAGCAGCAAAAGCGCGTAAAGATGCTCTTGATCATACACTTATATTTGGACCTCCTGGCTTAGGTAAAACAACATTATCAAATATCATTGCTAATGAAATGGGGGTTGAGCTTAAGCAGACAAGTGGTCCAGTGCTAGAAAAAGCTGGCGATTTGGCTGCACTTTTGACTAACCTTGAAGAGAATGATGTGTTATTTATTGATGAAATTCATCGCTTAAGCCCAGTTGTAGAAGAGATTCTCTATCCTGCTATGGAGGACTACCAACTTGATATAATGATAGGTGAAGGTCCAGCAGCGAGATCTATAAAAATTGATTTACCGCCGTTTACATTAGTTGGAGCAACTACAAGAGCAGGGCTTTTGACATCACCTCTGCGTGATAGATTTGGTATTATTCAGCGACTAGAGTTCTATTCGATAGATGATTTGTCAAAAATTGTTTATCGTTCAGCAAAGTTACTAAATCTAGATATTACTACTGATGGTGCGATGGAGATTGCAAAACGCTCAAGGGGAACACCTAGAATTGCTAATAGACTTTTACGTAGAGTGAGGGACTATGCTCAAGTTAAAGGTTCTGGAGTGATATGCTTTGAAATTGCTGATAAAGCTTTGAGTATGCTTAAAGTTGATCCAGTTGGCTTTGATCATATGGATCATAGGTATTTGCTTACATTAATGGAAAAATTTGCTGGAGGACCGGTAGGACTAGATACAATGTCAGCAGCTTTAAGTGAAGAAAAGGGTACTATTGAGGATGTGATTGAACCTTATTTAATCCAACAAGGCTATATTATGCGTACAGCTAGAGGACGTATTGCAACTCTATTAGCATATAACCATTTTAAATTAAAAATCCCAGATAGCTTAAATGCAGATCAACAACAAACTCTATCAATATAA
- a CDS encoding DUF2975 domain-containing protein: protein MQNLQKTSKFYKIIFKIIFILIIISVPCFWAFAQQGYIPSFTDTAQYYIDEISHPLSLDTRVIGFLVSLIPVSVILYIVALLIKLFASYERLEVFSYEVVSIYKRLGWGLVYYFIAQIIFEPLISLTLSYHNPVGERFVSLSIYTNEIVALLCGGVIITISKVMQKAHEIAEENDLTI from the coding sequence ATGCAAAATCTCCAAAAAACTAGTAAGTTTTATAAGATTATTTTTAAAATAATTTTTATATTAATAATCATATCTGTACCTTGCTTTTGGGCATTTGCTCAACAAGGCTACATACCATCATTTACAGATACAGCTCAATATTATATTGATGAAATTTCACATCCTCTTTCTTTAGATACTAGAGTCATAGGATTTTTAGTAAGTCTAATACCTGTTTCAGTTATACTATACATAGTGGCATTGCTAATTAAGCTCTTTGCTAGTTATGAGAGGCTTGAAGTTTTCTCTTATGAAGTAGTTTCAATATATAAAAGATTAGGATGGGGATTAGTATATTATTTTATAGCTCAAATTATTTTTGAACCTTTAATCTCATTGACTCTAAGTTATCACAACCCTGTCGGAGAGCGATTTGTTAGCTTATCTATTTATACCAATGAAATAGTAGCATTACTATGTGGAGGCGTTATTATAACTATTTCAAAAGTTATGCAAAAAGCTCATGAAATTGCTGAAGAAAATGATTTAACTATTTAA
- the truA gene encoding tRNA pseudouridine(38-40) synthase TruA: protein MKNYLLQIEYFGKNYCGWQRQSHSPSIQAELEKALSKIANRNINVTCAGRTDTGVHATSQIVNFHSDADRPLSAWQRGTNALLPHDIKILAVQEVNDDFNSRFTALNRTYNYLIYNSATSSPIFAEHCLWENRELDIDKMNQACKYLLGEQDFSSFRSSQCQSNTPFRNIQKAEFIKQGSFIVFEVVGNAFLHHMIRNLVGSLLKVGLGFESPEWIKLVLEAKNRTQAAETAKAHGLYFVGVEYPEFSFKRQIIKLFC, encoded by the coding sequence ATGAAAAACTATCTACTACAAATCGAATATTTTGGCAAAAATTACTGTGGGTGGCAAAGACAATCTCATTCCCCAAGTATTCAAGCAGAACTTGAAAAAGCACTATCAAAAATAGCAAACCGAAATATTAATGTCACTTGTGCAGGTCGCACAGATACCGGCGTGCATGCTACTTCACAAATTGTTAATTTTCATTCTGATGCGGATAGGCCTTTAAGCGCATGGCAGCGTGGTACAAATGCTTTACTACCTCATGATATTAAAATACTAGCGGTCCAAGAAGTTAATGATGATTTTAACTCAAGATTTACCGCTTTAAATAGAACGTATAATTATCTTATCTACAATTCTGCAACTAGCTCACCAATATTCGCTGAACATTGCTTATGGGAGAATAGAGAACTTGATATAGATAAGATGAATCAAGCTTGTAAATATCTTCTTGGTGAGCAAGATTTTAGTTCTTTTAGGTCATCACAATGTCAATCAAATACACCATTTAGGAATATCCAAAAAGCTGAGTTTATCAAGCAGGGTAGTTTTATTGTTTTTGAGGTTGTTGGTAATGCTTTTTTACATCATATGATTAGAAATTTAGTAGGCTCATTATTAAAGGTAGGCTTAGGTTTTGAATCTCCTGAATGGATTAAATTAGTATTAGAAGCTAAAAATAGAACACAAGCAGCTGAGACAGCTAAAGCACATGGTTTGTATTTTGTCGGTGTTGAATATCCGGAATTTAGTTTCAAACGGCAAATAATTAAATTGTTTTGTTAG
- the guaA gene encoding glutamine-hydrolyzing GMP synthase, protein MTDIHNHKILILDFGSQYTQLIARRVREVGVFCEIFPHDIAADFIKNYQAKGIILSGGPESVYDSYVKAPEIIFELGVPVLGICYGMQTMVMQHGGEVKGADQSEFGKAIINILNSTNNIFSNMEHEQLVWMSHSDKVTQTGEHFEIIASSSNAPVAAVAHKTKPFFGVQFHPETTHTENGKQIIENFVVNICGCDTLWNIENIIENDIKEIKQKVGNDKVILGLSGGVDSSVVAAILHQAIGDQLTCIFVDTGLLRLNEGDQVMQVFAEHMDINVIRINAKNRFLDALRGICDPEQKRKIIGKLFVDIFDEEAAKIENAKWLAQGTIYSDVIESAGNNQSKAHVIKSHHNVGGLPKEMKLKLLEPLRELFKDEVRKLGLGLGLPYNMLYRHPFPGPGLGVRILGEIKKEYVETLQKADAIFTEELYKHNLYHDVSQAFGVFLPIKSVGVVGDQRRYEYVIALRAVVSIDFMTATWANLPYDFLSLVSNRIVNEVKQVSRVVYDVTGKPPGTIEWE, encoded by the coding sequence ATGACAGATATACATAATCATAAGATTTTGATTTTAGATTTTGGCTCGCAATATACCCAGCTTATTGCTCGTAGAGTAAGAGAAGTAGGGGTTTTTTGTGAGATTTTCCCTCATGATATAGCGGCTGATTTTATTAAAAATTATCAAGCAAAAGGAATAATTTTATCAGGTGGTCCTGAGTCAGTTTATGATTCTTATGTCAAAGCTCCTGAGATAATTTTTGAGCTTGGAGTTCCTGTTTTGGGGATTTGCTATGGTATGCAAACAATGGTAATGCAGCATGGTGGTGAAGTAAAAGGAGCCGATCAAAGTGAGTTTGGTAAGGCAATTATAAATATACTGAATTCAACAAATAACATATTTTCAAATATGGAGCATGAACAACTAGTTTGGATGAGTCATAGTGATAAAGTCACTCAAACTGGCGAGCACTTTGAGATAATTGCTTCTTCGTCGAATGCCCCAGTAGCAGCTGTTGCACATAAGACTAAGCCTTTTTTTGGTGTACAGTTTCATCCAGAGACTACTCATACAGAGAATGGTAAGCAAATTATTGAGAATTTTGTCGTTAATATTTGTGGTTGTGATACTCTGTGGAATATCGAAAATATTATCGAAAATGATATAAAAGAAATTAAACAAAAAGTTGGTAATGATAAAGTAATTTTAGGGCTATCTGGCGGTGTTGATTCATCTGTTGTAGCCGCGATACTACATCAAGCTATTGGCGATCAACTAACTTGTATATTTGTAGATACTGGTTTACTGCGCCTTAATGAAGGTGATCAAGTTATGCAAGTATTTGCAGAGCATATGGATATTAATGTTATTCGTATAAATGCAAAAAACAGATTTTTAGATGCTTTAAGAGGTATCTGTGATCCCGAACAAAAACGTAAAATTATCGGTAAGCTATTTGTTGATATTTTTGATGAAGAGGCTGCCAAGATAGAAAACGCTAAATGGCTTGCGCAAGGTACTATCTATAGTGATGTCATTGAATCAGCTGGTAATAATCAGTCTAAAGCACATGTAATTAAATCACATCATAATGTTGGTGGCTTACCAAAAGAAATGAAACTTAAGCTTTTAGAGCCATTAAGAGAACTTTTTAAAGATGAGGTTCGTAAATTAGGCTTAGGTTTAGGATTACCTTATAATATGCTTTATAGACATCCATTTCCTGGTCCTGGTCTTGGAGTACGTATATTAGGTGAAATTAAGAAAGAGTATGTAGAAACTTTACAAAAAGCTGATGCTATATTTACAGAAGAGCTTTATAAACATAATTTATACCACGATGTTTCTCAAGCTTTTGGAGTATTTTTACCTATTAAATCGGTAGGTGTAGTTGGAGATCAGCGTAGATATGAGTATGTAATAGCTCTAAGAGCTGTGGTTAGTATCGATTTTATGACTGCAACATGGGCTAATTTACCTTATGATTTTCTATCACTAGTTTCAAATAGAATTGTAAATGAAGTAAAACAAGTATCAAGAGTTGTGTATGATGTGACAGGAAAGCCACCTGGAACAATTGAATGGGAATAA
- a CDS encoding CBS domain-containing protein — MDLKEFKKIELSHFTDAKSVSYLRDDVNHLLYLDSPALDVFRDYKEHDALVVNADVNLKDIKTKLIDNHKDFILVIDGEDKVIGSISLHYIQSQALNERARSSGTKPADLIASDIMLPIAKANVVSFSIIENSKIGHVLNTLINSDYHHIIVYDENKDGEKYIRGYFSLPYIRRKLSLDVYHVYQKQGISNLNKGI; from the coding sequence GTGGATCTAAAAGAATTTAAAAAGATAGAACTTTCTCACTTTACAGATGCTAAATCAGTAAGTTATCTAAGAGATGATGTTAATCATCTGTTATATTTAGATAGTCCAGCTTTAGATGTGTTTCGTGACTATAAAGAGCACGATGCCTTAGTAGTCAATGCTGATGTAAACTTAAAGGATATAAAAACGAAATTAATAGATAATCATAAAGATTTTATCCTTGTAATTGATGGAGAAGACAAAGTTATAGGAAGTATTTCTTTACACTACATACAAAGCCAAGCATTAAATGAAAGAGCTAGAAGTTCTGGCACAAAACCTGCAGACTTAATAGCAAGTGATATTATGCTACCAATAGCTAAAGCTAATGTTGTTTCTTTTTCAATTATTGAAAACTCAAAGATAGGTCATGTCCTTAATACTCTGATTAATTCAGACTATCATCACATCATAGTTTATGATGAAAATAAAGATGGTGAAAAATATATTCGAGGCTACTTCTCTTTGCCATATATTAGAAGGAAGCTTAGCTTAGATGTATATCATGTTTACCAAAAACAAGGCATTTCAAATTTGAATAAAGGCATTTAG
- a CDS encoding SDR family NAD(P)-dependent oxidoreductase: MANYLVTGGSNGIGKAVIELLLQNKNHTVINIDIQESFSVENLKFIQADLTNQRDISNALDIIKDVSFDGVFLNAGILVKGSIFDIDIQNIKKVLDLNVWSSIYLIKGLENNLKAGSSIVFNGSDQCFIAKPNSFAYTLSKGAIAQMTKSLALDLAKYQIRVNTVCPGTVDTDLYRNLIQKYANNVGISFDEAQKQEEKEFPLNRIAQPQEIAELVFFLLSDKSKFMTGGLIPIDGGYTAQ, encoded by the coding sequence ATGGCAAATTACCTAGTTACAGGTGGTTCAAATGGCATTGGCAAAGCAGTTATTGAGCTACTTTTACAAAATAAAAATCATACTGTCATTAATATAGACATACAAGAAAGTTTTAGTGTTGAAAACCTAAAATTTATCCAAGCTGATTTGACTAACCAAAGAGATATTTCTAATGCTTTAGATATTATCAAAGATGTTAGTTTTGATGGAGTTTTTTTGAATGCAGGGATTTTGGTAAAAGGATCCATTTTTGATATAGATATTCAAAATATCAAAAAAGTATTAGATTTAAATGTTTGGTCAAGTATTTATCTAATCAAAGGTTTAGAAAATAATCTTAAAGCTGGCTCCTCAATAGTATTTAATGGTTCTGATCAATGCTTTATCGCTAAGCCAAATAGTTTTGCATATACTCTAAGTAAAGGGGCTATTGCACAGATGACCAAATCGCTGGCTTTAGATCTAGCTAAATATCAAATTAGAGTTAATACAGTTTGTCCTGGTACTGTTGATACAGATTTATATCGAAATTTGATACAAAAATATGCAAATAATGTTGGAATATCATTTGATGAAGCACAAAAACAAGAAGAAAAAGAATTTCCTCTAAATAGAATTGCGCAACCTCAAGAAATTGCTGAATTAGTATTTTTTTTACTCAGTGATAAAAGTAAGTTTATGACTGGTGGTTTAATTCCTATAGATGGTGGCTATACAGCGCAATAG
- the dxs gene encoding 1-deoxy-D-xylulose-5-phosphate synthase, which translates to MSKYTILDKINTPSDLKLIPESQLKILSSELRAFLVDTLDVSGGHFASSLGATELTVALHYVYNAPYDNIVWDVGHQTYIHKILTGRKDKLITIKKDGGISGFPKRSESEYDTFGVGHSSTSISAALGMAIADRLQGKSSDTVAVIGDGAITGGMAFEALNHAGGIKEDILVILNDNEMSISDNVGGLSAHFSKIISGGFYNSIREKGKEVLKNIPPIFEFVKKIETQTKGMFVPANFFEDLGFYYVGPIDGHDVTELVKTLRILKDHKGPKLLHVITKKGKGYTKAESDPIKFHHVAPSFHSGENITTKISKPTYSNIFGDWICQKAAKDKRLVGITPAMKEGSDLIRFSQLYPHRYFDVAIAEQHAVTFAGGLACQGLKPVVAIYSTFLQRAYDQVIHDIALQNLDVLYAVDRAGLVGADGATHDGSFDLAFMRCIPNHVIMTPSDENEAYHMLELGYEYNGPAMVRYPRGAGVGTEITDSLDLELGKAKVIKQGSKIAILNFGTLLPLAKQIAEKYHATVIDMRFVKPLDEAMLDKVSQTHEIILTLEENCIAGGAGSAVNEYFVAKDLSNKMTVRNFGLQDKFLNHGTKDLLLAQSNICVEKISQELDKLLLK; encoded by the coding sequence ATGTCAAAATATACTATTTTAGATAAAATAAATACCCCGTCTGATCTTAAGTTAATCCCTGAGAGTCAGCTCAAAATCTTATCATCAGAGCTGAGAGCTTTCTTAGTAGATACTTTAGATGTAAGTGGTGGGCATTTTGCAAGTAGCCTTGGTGCTACAGAGTTAACAGTTGCCTTGCATTATGTTTATAATGCGCCATATGATAATATCGTATGGGATGTAGGACATCAGACATATATCCATAAGATTCTTACTGGTAGAAAAGATAAACTTATCACAATTAAAAAAGATGGTGGGATTTCAGGCTTTCCTAAACGTAGTGAGAGTGAATATGACACTTTTGGAGTTGGTCATTCAAGTACATCTATAAGTGCTGCCTTAGGTATGGCTATAGCTGACAGATTACAAGGTAAATCTTCTGATACCGTAGCTGTAATCGGAGATGGCGCTATAACTGGTGGTATGGCTTTTGAAGCTTTAAATCATGCTGGCGGTATTAAAGAAGATATTCTTGTTATTCTTAATGATAATGAGATGTCTATTTCTGATAATGTTGGAGGACTTTCGGCACATTTCAGTAAAATTATCTCCGGTGGTTTTTATAATTCTATACGTGAGAAAGGTAAGGAAGTATTAAAAAATATCCCACCAATATTTGAATTTGTCAAAAAGATTGAAACTCAAACTAAAGGTATGTTTGTACCAGCAAATTTTTTTGAAGATTTGGGGTTTTATTATGTTGGTCCTATTGATGGTCATGATGTTACAGAGTTAGTCAAAACCTTAAGAATTCTTAAAGATCATAAAGGTCCAAAACTTTTACATGTGATTACTAAAAAAGGTAAGGGCTATACAAAAGCTGAATCAGACCCAATTAAATTTCATCATGTTGCACCAAGTTTTCATAGTGGTGAGAATATAACTACCAAAATTTCTAAACCAACTTATTCAAATATATTTGGCGATTGGATTTGTCAAAAAGCTGCTAAAGATAAGCGTTTAGTTGGGATCACGCCAGCGATGAAAGAGGGTTCTGACCTAATTAGGTTTTCACAACTATATCCGCATAGATATTTTGATGTAGCGATTGCTGAGCAACATGCAGTGACTTTTGCTGGTGGCTTAGCTTGTCAAGGACTAAAACCAGTTGTGGCAATATACTCAACATTTCTACAGCGAGCTTACGATCAAGTAATACACGATATAGCTCTACAAAATCTAGATGTTTTATATGCAGTAGATAGAGCAGGTCTAGTTGGTGCTGATGGTGCGACTCATGATGGTAGCTTTGATTTAGCATTTATGCGCTGTATTCCTAATCATGTGATTATGACTCCAAGTGATGAAAACGAAGCTTATCATATGCTGGAGCTTGGCTATGAGTATAATGGTCCAGCTATGGTGCGTTATCCACGTGGTGCTGGTGTTGGCACTGAAATTACTGATAGTTTAGATCTAGAATTAGGTAAAGCAAAAGTTATTAAACAAGGTTCAAAAATTGCAATTTTAAATTTTGGAACTTTATTACCTCTAGCCAAACAGATAGCTGAGAAGTATCATGCTACAGTTATAGATATGCGTTTTGTCAAACCACTTGATGAAGCTATGCTTGATAAGGTATCCCAAACTCACGAGATAATATTAACTTTAGAAGAAAATTGTATCGCTGGAGGTGCAGGTTCTGCTGTTAATGAATATTTTGTAGCTAAAGATCTCAGCAATAAGATGACTGTTAGAAACTTTGGGCTTCAAGATAAATTTCTCAATCATGGCACAAAAGATTTATTATTAGCTCAAAGTAATATTTGTGTTGAAAAGATATCTCAAGAGTTAGATAAACTACTATTAAAATAA